Within the Naumovozyma castellii chromosome 1, complete genome genome, the region GAGAGTTTATGAGCATTTCATTGAAGCCTTAGATGCCAATGACAATGGGATTAACAAATATGATGGGTTGAAAGAATTGCACGTTGAACCAAAGTTTAACGATAAGGCCATTAGCATTCCAGGTATTATTTCTGGTATGAATCCAAATTGGAATGACGACTGCTCTGCGGAGGCATTTGATAAGCATTTCTTCAAAGCCAGCGATTTCATTGGTGCAACCTTTGTTAATTTAGTTAAAGGTTACGGTGAATCCTGGTTGCCCGCCAAGTCTATTGTTTTGGAAGCTGTCAAAGATAGATTGAACGCTGATGCAAGTGGTAAGATTGTTATTTTGCCTCAATTCTGCCCATGGAAGGAACATTTgtatgaaattgaaaaagaattaGGAATTGAAAACCAAATTGAGTTTGTTCTTTTCGAAGATTCTGGAAAATCATGGAGGGTTTCCACAGTTCCTGTATCTTCTACCTCATTCCAATTTAGAAAGGGTTTACCTGAAGTTTTGAGAGGATTAAGAGATGATGTATTGAGTGAAAAGAGTGGTGTGCCAGATTGTATCTTTATTCATGCTGCTGGATTCATTGGTGGAGCCAAGACAAAGGAATCCGCTTATCGTTTGGCTAAAATGTCCTTATAATTAAAAAAGGCAaacatttattgaaaatagGTTATTGAAGGGATCAGGGGTTAAGCCCCTCCGCCACTGTCTGTATATATTATACAAGACTTTGATGtgaatttgataatctGAGATTATCATACCTTAGGTATTTTTCCATTCAAGACTCAATGAGTTTCTACAAAATCTAGTGATTATCACTGGTACTTCTAATGGCGCCAGTATTAAGTATTAATGAATCCCTCTGGCAACGATATATTCAACTATTATTCaactatttatttaattaaaatcTATTCATAGAATCTGATATTTACAATATTGTCAATGTTGTCAATTTATTCGATAGGTACAAGTTAGGGTTGGAGGTTATTTGACACAAAGCCTCTCACTTTAATGTTCTCTACCAATAATTTTGAGGTCtactttttcttttcaaacaGGGCTTGCCTCAATCTGAAACGCTTTGCGCCCCAAAGTCtcaaaataaattcaattttcGCTTCAGAGTAGACATGGGAAAAAAGACCGTTGTGCAATGTACAAAGGTCAAATCCGTGATAAGTGagaaaaatccaaaaattggCCTAAGGGcttccttaattttttcaataacccGAATGGCTAAAAATCATGGGGGCATCAGGGTACAATTTTTATAGGGCGAAAATCATTGATGTAAGCAGGTAAATGTAGAAGTAACCTTTATTTAGacatatattatatatatcattCCAAGTTGAG harbors:
- the MYG1 gene encoding Myg1p (ancestral locus Anc_8.208), encoding MSVKRTKLNPLTNMVKQICTHSGSFHADESLAVYMLRLLPEYKDAKVVRSREPAQWEESDIVVDVGAKYDGVKFFDHHHREFMETFSDEHKTKLSSAGLVFKHFGRDIIRNVLAKSDLTEENLNILYKRVYEHFIEALDANDNGINKYDGLKELHVEPKFNDKAISIPGIISGMNPNWNDDCSAEAFDKHFFKASDFIGATFVNLVKGYGESWLPAKSIVLEAVKDRLNADASGKIVILPQFCPWKEHLYEIEKELGIENQIEFVLFEDSGKSWRVSTVPVSSTSFQFRKGLPEVLRGLRDDVLSEKSGVPDCIFIHAAGFIGGAKTKESAYRLAKMSL